A genomic segment from Phragmites australis chromosome 6, lpPhrAust1.1, whole genome shotgun sequence encodes:
- the LOC133921211 gene encoding probable beta-D-xylosidase 7 has product MGDRARFSLHVVVPSATLVLLQLLLACSSHVAVASDPPFSCGAGAPPNVAFCDTRLPIERRADDLVSRLTVEEKISQLGDQSPAVDRLGVPAYKWWSEALHGVSNAGRGIHLDGPLRAATSFPQVILTAASFNPDLWYRIGQVIGVEARAVYNNGQAEGLTFWAPNINIFRDPRWGRGQETPGEDPTMTGKYAAVFVRGVQGYGIAGDVNSTDLEASACCKHFTAYDLENWKGITRYVFDAKVTAQDLEDTYNPPFKSCVEDGHASGIMCSYNRVNGVPTCADYNLLSKTARKDWGFYGYITSDCDAVAIIHDAQGYAKTAEDAVADVLKAGMDVNCGSYVQQHGASALQQGKITEQDINRALHNLFVVRMRLGLFNGNPKYNRYGNISPDQVCTQEHQNLALEAAQDGIVLLKNDANALPLSKSKVTSLAVIGFNANNATRLLGNYFGPPCISVTPLQVLQGYVKDTRFVAGCNSAACNVSSIPEAVQVASSVDYVVLFMGLDQDQEREEVDRLDLTLPGMQQSLIDSVANAAKKPVILVLLCGGPVDVSFAKTNPKIGAILWAGYPGEAGGIAIAQVLFGEHNPGGRLPVTWYPQDFTRVPMTDMRMRADPATGYPGRTYRFYRGPTVFKFGYGLSYSKYSHRFVTKGTKPPSMSNIDGLKGMETAAAGGTVGYDVEKIGTEMCNRLKFPALVRVQNQGPMDGKHPVLLFLRWPNATDGSGRPASQLIGFRSLHLKAMQTAHVEFEVNPCKHFSRATEDGKKVIDQGSHFMMVGEDEFEMSFRA; this is encoded by the exons ATGGGAGACCGCGCGCGCTTCTCCCTCCACGTCGTCGTGCCTTCTGCAACGCTGGTGCtcctgcagctgctgctggcgTGCTCGTCACATGTCGCCGTCGCGTCCGACCCGCCCTTCTCCTGCGGCGCCGGCGCGCCGCCCAACGTGGCGTTCTGCGACACGAGGCTGCCCATCGAGCGGCGCGCGGACGACCTGGTGTCGCGGCTGACGGTGGAGGAGAAGATCTCGCAGCTCGGGGACCAGTCCCCGGCCGTCGACCGGCTCGGCGTGCCGGCGTACAAGTGGTGGTCCGAGGCGCTGCATGGCGTGTCCAACGCCGGCCGCGGCATCCACCTCGACGGCCCGCTCCGCGCGGCCACCAGCTTCCCGCAGGTCATCCTTACTGCCGCGTCCTTCAACCCGGACCTCTGGTACCGCATCGGCCAG GTGATCGGCGTGGAGGCAAGGGCGGTGTACAACAACGGGCAGGCCGAGGGGCTGACCTTTTGGGCGCCAAACATCAACATCTTCAGGGACCCGCGGTGGGGCAGGGGCCAAGAGACCCCCGGCGAGGACCCGACGATGACCGGCAAGTACGCCGCCGTCTTCGTCCGGGGCGTGCAGGGCTACGGCATCGCCGGCGATGTCAACTCCACGGACCTCGAGGCCTCCGCCTGCTGCAAGCACTTCACCGCCTACGACCTCGAGAACTGGAAAGGCATCACCCGATACGTCTTCGACGCAAAG GTGACGGCACAGGATTTGGAGGACACGTACAATCCTCCTTTCAAGAGCTGCGTCGAGGACGGCCACGCCAGTGGCATCATGTGCTCCTACAACCGCGTCAATGGCGTCCCGACGTGCGCAGATTACAATCTCCTCTCCAAAACTGCAAGGAAGGATTGGGGATTTTACGG GTATATCACTTCGGACTGCGATGCTGTGGCGATCATCCATGATGCGCAAGGATATGCCAAGACAGCAGAAGATGCAGTTGCAGATGTCCTCAAGGCTG GAATGGACGTGAATTGTGGCAGCTACGTGCAGCAACACGGTGCCTCTGCGCTCCAGCAAGGGAAGATCACAGAGCAAGATATAAACCGAGCCCTGCACAACCTCTTCGTCGTCAGAATGAGGCTGGGCCTCTTCAACGGCAACCCGAAATACAACCGGTACGGCAACATCAGTCCAGACCAGGTCTGCACACAGGAGCACCAAAATCTCGCTCTGGAAGCAGCGCAAGACGGCATCGTCCTACTGAAGAACGACGCCAACGCTCTTCCTCTGTCCAAATCAAAAGTCACATCCCTTGCAGTCATCGGGTTCAACGCAAATAACGCCACAAGGCTGCTCGGAAACTACTTCGGCCCTCCCTGCATATCGGTGACCCCTCTCCAGGTGCTGCAAGGCTACGTGAAGGACACGAGGTTCGTCGCCGGCTGCAACTCGGCCGCCTGCAACGTGTCGTCGATCCCCGAAGCGGTCCAAGTGGCAAGCTCGGTGGACTATGTCGTCTTGTTCATGGGGTTGGATCAGGatcaggagagggaggaggtcgATCGGCTGGACCTGACGCTCCCAGGAATGCAGCAGAGCCTCATCGACAGCGTCGCGAATGCGGCGAAGAAGCCGGTGATCTTGGTGCTGCTGTGCGGTGGCCCGGTGGATGTGAGCTTCGCAAAGACTAACCCCAAGATTGGGGCCATCCTGTGGGCTGGCTACCCCGGCGAGGCTGGCGGCATTGCCATTGCCCAAGTCCTCTTCGGAGAGCATAACCCTG gTGGAAGGCTGCCAGTGACGTGGTATCCGCAAGATTTCACAAGAGTGCCCATGACGGACATGCGGATGCGCGCCGACCCAGCCACGGGATACCCTGGCCGGACATACCGGTTCTACCGCGGCCCAACAGTCTTCAAGTTCGGCTATGGTCTCAGCTACTCCAAGTACTCCCATCGTTTCGTTACGAAAGGCACGAAGCCGCCTTCCATGAGCAACATCGACGGCCTGAAGGGGATGGAGACAGCGGCGGCAGGTGGGACCGTGGGCTACGACGTGGAGAAGATCGGGACCGAGATGTGCAACCGGCTCAAGTTCCCGGCGCTCGTGAGGGTGCAGAACCAGGGGCCCATGGACGGCAAGCACCCGGTGCTGCTGTTCCTGCGCTGGCCGAACGCGACGGACGGCAGCGGCAGGCCGGCCAGCCAGCTGATCGGGTTCCGGAGCCTACACCTGAAGGCGATGCAGACGGCCCACGTGGAGTTCGAGGTGAACCCCTGCAAACACTTCAGCAGGGCGACGGAGGACGGCAAGAAGGTGATCGACCAGGGGTCGCACTTCATGATGGTCGGCGAGGACGAGTTCGAGATGAGCTTCAGGGCTTGA
- the LOC133921213 gene encoding uncharacterized protein LOC133921213: protein MSSASGSNNDHGKEATLFEEQQSKIGKVRAAIGQLSGKLALYCSDASIARYLIARNWDVKKATKMLKKTLKWRSEYKPDEIRWDDISDEAVTGKIYRTDYFDKSGRSILVMRPGCQNTKNANGQLKYLVYCMENAILNLPCGQDQMVWLIDFAGFSLPNVSLQVTKMTADVLQGHYPERLGVAILYNAPKFFESFWKIASPLLEKKTFNKVKFVYSDKPDTTKIIEDLFNMDELESAFGGKNPATFNINDYAVWMREDDKKMALFWSPENSDRASEPYLMSNHKPQESISGLKTEDTEPEKRGETETDSEYREESDSESEKREETKTESSAAKPTGLPGEDTAPVDKSSIASDL from the exons ATGAGCTCAGCGAGCGGTTCGAACAATGACCATGGGAAAGAAGCCACATTATTTGAGGAGCAACAGTCCAAG ATTGGTAAAGTTAGAGCTGCCATAGGACAACTATCTGGAAAATTAGCTCTGTATTGTTCAGATGCTTCAATTGCAAGGTACCTGATAGCAAGGAACTGGGACGTGAAGAAGGCTACAAAAATGCTGAAGAAAACGTTGAAATGGCGCTCAGAGTATAAGCCGGATGAGATCCGTTGG GATGACATATCTGATGAAGCTGTGACTGGAAAAATTTACCGAACTGATTACTTTGACAAGAGTGGGCGGAGTATCCTTGTCATGAGACCTGGATGCCAG AATACCAAGAATGCCAATGGGCAACTCAAGTACTTGGTGTACTGTATGGAGAATGCAATTCTAAATCTGCCATGTGGTCAGGATCAGATGGTTTGGCTCATTGATTTTGCTGGCTTCAGCTTACCTAACGTCTCACTTCAGGTGACGAAGATGACAGCAGATGTCTTACAAGGTCATTATCCTGAAAGATTGGGTGTGGCAATTCTTTACAATGCTCCAAAGTTTTTTGAATCTTTCTGGAAG ATTGCAAGCCCCCTTCTCGAGAAGAAGACTTTCAACAAGGTCAAATTTGTATATTCTGACAAGCCCGACACCACCAAGATCATTGAAGACCTTTTCAACATGGATGAGTTAGAAAGTGCATTTGGTGGCAAGAACCCAGCTACTTTCAATATAAATGATTATGCTGTGTGGATGAGAGAAGATGACAAGAAGATGGCATTATTCTGGAGCCCTGAGAATTCTGATCGTGCTTCCGAGCCATACCTGATGAGCAACCACAAGCCTCAAGAAAGCATTTCGGGCTTGAAGACTGAAGACACTGAACCTGAAAAGAGGGGAGAAACTGAGACTGACTCTGAATACAGGGAAGAATCAGATTCTGAATCTGAAAAGAGGGAAGAAACAAAAACTGAATCAAGCGCAGCTAAGCCAACAGGCTTGCCAGGAGAAGATACtgccccggtagataaaagttCCATTGCATCTGATCTGTGA
- the LOC133921212 gene encoding type I inositol polyphosphate 5-phosphatase 5-like — MSNHNVPCDIPKPGSVDEFVKNGKKKKSFMSSIFRKKGRSSDKKLLSRKDIVFDLEEKCGGRTELLDASPAVRKSFSDRHCTTRIESLSLSCLDSPSRPNIDTREYRVFVGTWNVGGKPPDSSLNLEEFLQIEGLPDIYVLGFQEIVPLNAGNVLVVEDNEPAAKWLGLIYQALNKPPPQDGQSSGDELSPPESASSQSRQSTTRDANSSIPKSSSGGLLFFQKPSLKILSKNYRVDSALVKTCTCMSDPSTMQRRAREMREFIYRVEAASPGRGAAEDDAPPLEGGDLRSGGMNYCLIASKQMVGIFLSVWVRRELVQYIGHLRVDCVGRGIMGRLGNKGCIAMSMTLHQTSICFVCCHLASGEKEGDEVRRNSDVAEILKSTQFPRICKVPGQRIPEKIIDHDRIIWLGDLNYRVALSYEETKTLLEENDWDTLLEKDQLMIERQAGRVFKGWKEGKVYFAPTYKYTQNSDAYAGETAKSKKKRRTPAWCDRILWHGQGIEQLQYIRGEFKLSDHRPVCSVFVIEADVDNGSKIRKGYSTLDARVHCESPGRIPKRHSFYDDF, encoded by the exons ATGTCAAATCACAATGTCCCCTGTGACATCCCCAAGCCGGGCTCCGTCGACGAGTTCGTCAAGAatggcaagaagaagaag TCCTTCATGTCCAGCATCTTCCGCAAGAAAGGGAGGAGCTCGGACAAGAAGCTGCTCTCGCGGAAGGACATCGTCTTCG ATTTGGAGGAGAAATGCGGCGGGAGGACGGAGCTCCTGGACGCGTCCCCTGCTGTCCGCAAGAGCTTCTCAG ATCGCCATTGCACGACGCGGATCGAGAGCCTGAGCCTGAGTTGCCTGGATTCACCCAGTAGGCCCAATATCGATACCCGGGAATACCG GGTGTTTGTAGGCACATGGAATGTGGGAGGGAAGCCTCCTGACAGCAGCCTTAACCTTGAAGAGTTTCTACAGATTGAAGGATTGCCCGATATATATGTCTTGGG GTTTCAGGAGATCGTCCCTCTGAACGCGGGTAACGTGCTGGTTGTGGAGGACAACGAGCCGGCGGCCAAGTGGTTGGGCCTCATCTACCAGGCCCTGAACAAGCCGCCGCCCCAGGACGGCCAGTCCTCCGGCGACGAGCTCTCGCCGCCGGAATCCGCCTCCTCCCAGAGCCGGCAGAGCACCACCCGCGACGCCAACAGCTCCATCCCCAAGTCCTCCAGCGGCGGCCTGCTCTTCTTCCAGAAGCCGTCCCTCAAGATTCTCAGCAAGAACTACCGCGTCGACAGCGCGCTGGTGAAGACCTGCACCTGCATGTCTGACCCGTCCACCATGCAGCGCCGGGCGCGGGAGATGCGCGAGTTCATCTACCGCGTCGAGGCCGCCTCGCCGGGCCGCGGCGCCGCCGAGGATGACGCGCCACCACTCGAAGGTGGCGACCTGAGGAGCGGCGGCATGAACTACTGCCTCATCGCCAGCAAGCAGATGGTCGGCATCTTCCTGTCGGTGTGGGTGCGGCGGGAGCTCGTGCAGTACATCGGTCACCTCAGGGTGGACTGcgtcggcagaggcatcatggGCCGCCTCGGGAACAAG ggGTGCATCGCGATGAGCATGACGCTGCACCAGACGAGCATCTGCTTCGTGTGCTGCCACCTGGCGTCCGGTGAGAAGGAAGGCGACGAGGTGAGGAGGAACTCCGACGTGGCCGAGATCCTCAAGAGCACGCAGTTCCCGCGCATCTGCAAGGTGCCGGGCCAGCGGATCCCCGAGAAGATCATTGACCACGA CCGGATCATATGGCTTGGGGATCTGAATTACCGAGTCGCGTTGAGCTACGAGGAGACGAAGACGCTGCTAGAGGAGAATGATTGGGATACCTTGCTCGAGAAAGATCAG TTGATGATTGAGAGACAAGCAGGAAGGGTGTTCAAGGGGTGGAAGGAGGGCAAGGTCTACTTCGCGCCGACGTACAAGTACACGCAGAACTCCGACGCATACGCAGGGGAGACCGCGAAATCGAAGAAGAAACGGCGAACGCCGGCATG GTGTGACCGGATACTGTGGCACGGGCAGGGGATCGAGCAGCTGCAGTACATCAGAGGCGAGTTCAAGTTGTCCGATCACAGGCCGGTCTGCAGCGTGTTTGTGATCGAGGCCGATGTAGATAATGGGAGCAAGATCAGGAAGGGTTACTCAACTCTTGACGCCAGGGTCCATTGCGAGTCCCCTGGGAGGATACCGAAGAGACACAGCTTCTACGATGATTTTTGA
- the LOC133921215 gene encoding 2,3-bisphosphoglycerate-dependent phosphoglycerate mutase 1-like — protein sequence MAASTSQHALSSIKLPSTGSFGLEKRTCNVHYVPVGRRCLGARNLGLVCASNSQSSVVESIQLPSSPKSGATPKKSSESALILIRHGESLWNEKNLFTGCVDVPLTPKGVDEAIEAGKRICNIPVDIIYTSSLIRAQMTAMLAMMQHRRKKVPIVVHNESEQAHKWSEIYSEETKKHSIPVITAWQLNERMYGELQGLNKQETADRFGKEQVHEWRRSYDIPPPKGESLEMCAERAVAYFKEQIVPQLVAGKHVMIAAHGNSLRSIIMHLDELTSQEVISLELSTGIPMLYIFKEGKFIRRGSPAGPSEAGVYAYTKNLAQYRQKLDNMIQ from the exons ATGGCCGCTTCCACATCTCAGCATGCGCTCTCATCCATCAAATTGCCGTCCACCGGCAGCTTCGGTCTTGAAAAGAGAACCTGCAACGTGCATTATGTCCCGGTAGGGCGTCGTTGCCTTGGTGCCCGGAATTTGGGCTTAGTTTGTGCTTCAAACTCACAATCATCAGTGGTCGAGTCGATTCAGCTACCATCGAGCCCTAAAAGCGGCGCAACCCCAAAGAAATCAA GTGAAAGTGCACTCATACTGATACGACATGGTGAATCATTGTGGAATGAGAAGAATCTGTTTACTGGCTGTGTTGATGTGCCCCTGACCCCAAAGGGTGTTGACGAGGCAATTGAGGCGGGTAAAAGGATATGCAATATCCCTGTTGACATAATATACACTTCGTCACTGATTCGTGCTCAGATGACGGCTATGCTTGCCATGATGCAGCATCGCCGTAAGAAG GTTCCAATCGTTGTGCATAATGAGAGTGAACAAGCTCACAAGTGGAGTGAGATATACAGCGAAGAGACAAAGAAGCACTCCATTCCTGTCATAACAGCTTGGCAGTTGAATGAACGAAT GTATGGTGAACTGCAAGGTCTCAACAAGCAAGAAACTGCTGATCGGTTCGGCAAAGAACAAGTTCATGAATGGCGTCGCAGTTATGACATTCCTCCACCAAAGGGCGAGAGCCTTGAAATGTGTGCGGAGAGAGCAGTTGCTTATTTCAAAGAACAA ATTGTACCTCAACTTGTGGCTGGAAAGCATGTGATGATTGCTGCCCATGGGAATTCACTTAGGTCGATTATAATGCATTTGGACGAGTTGACTTCTCAAGAG GTAATCAGCCTTGAGCTGTCTACTGGCATTCCTATGCTGTATATATTTAAGGAAGGGAAATTTATCAGGCGAGGAAGTCCTGCAGGACCGTCTGAGGCAGGCGTCTATGCTTATACCAAG AATTTGGCTCAGTACAGACAGAAGCTTGACAACATGATTCAGTAA
- the LOC133921216 gene encoding photosynthetic NDH subunit of lumenal location 4, chloroplastic-like, which yields MPPPISSLSSLMASSPIPSPPLAKPGKVLAVAPCNASSSSSPSTSSYQGHAAAPQVASAGRRGLLALGAGFLASAALLCPAGDAEATRIEYYATVGEKLCDLTLVKSGLGYCDVAVGTGVQPPRGELINVHYTARFPDGTVFDSSYKRGRPLTMRIGAGKILRGLEQGISGGGGVPPMLVGGKRKLMIPATLAYGPEPAGCFSGDCNIPGNSTLLYDILLVGIYK from the exons ATGCCGCCTCCCATCTCCTCCTTGTCGTCTCTCATGGCGTCCAGCCCAATCCCGTCGCCACCGCTCGCCAAGCCTGGGAAGGTGCTCGCTGTCGCGCCCTGcaacgcctcctcctcctcctcgccgtccaCTTCCTCGTATCAGGGCCACGCTGCCGCTCCTCAGGTGGCGTCGGCCGGCAGGAGGGGGCTGCTCGCGCTGGGCGCGGGGTTCCTGGCCTCGGCCGCGCTGCTGTGCCCGGCCGGGGACGCCGAGGCGACGCGCATCGAGTACTACGCGACGGTGGGGGAGAAGCTCTGCGACCTGACCCTCGTCAAGTCTGGGCTCGGGTACTGCGACGTCGCCGTCGGCACCGGCGTCCAGCCCCCGCGTGGCGAGCTCATCAAT GTGCACTACACTGCAAGATTTCCTGACGGGACAGTGTTCGACAGCAGCTACAAGCGCGGCAGGCCACTGACAATGCGCATCGGCGCAGGCAAG ATCCTCCGAGGGCTTGAACAGGGAATcagtggcggtggtggtgtgCCACCCATGCTTGTCG GTGGAAAGCGCAAGCTTATGATCCCTGCAACTTTGGCATACGGGCCTGAACCAGCAGGCTGCTTCTCAG GAGACTGCAACATTCCTGGGAACTCCACGCTTCTATACGACATCCTCCTCGTTGGAATTTACAAGTGA